In Alkalibaculum bacchi, a single genomic region encodes these proteins:
- the asrB gene encoding anaerobic sulfite reductase subunit AsrB, with translation MQNEYIPFQSEIKEVIKHTDIEYTFRMTYTGPVKPGQFFEVSIPKFGEAPISVSGIGEGTVDLTVRRVGKVTDEIFEHYVGDKLFLRGPYGNGFDIEEYKGKDLVVVAGGTGVSPIRGVIDYFSDHKDEVKSLTFIAGFKSPDDILFTKDFEKWEKTMDVILTVDCAEEGFICNVGMVTEYIPKLQLENIEEAVAVVVGPPPMMKFSTLGLLDIGFKEENIWISQERKMCCGLGKCGHCKIDDVYVCLDGPVFNYTKGRQLLD, from the coding sequence ATGCAAAATGAATATATTCCATTTCAATCAGAAATAAAAGAAGTTATTAAGCATACAGATATTGAATACACCTTTAGAATGACCTATACAGGACCTGTAAAACCAGGACAGTTTTTTGAAGTCTCTATTCCTAAGTTTGGAGAAGCCCCAATCTCTGTAAGTGGGATAGGAGAAGGAACTGTAGATTTGACCGTACGCCGAGTAGGTAAAGTAACAGATGAAATTTTTGAGCATTATGTAGGAGACAAATTGTTTTTACGAGGACCTTACGGAAATGGTTTTGATATTGAAGAGTATAAGGGAAAAGATTTAGTTGTTGTAGCTGGTGGTACAGGTGTTTCTCCTATTAGAGGGGTAATAGATTATTTTAGCGATCATAAAGATGAAGTTAAGTCTCTTACTTTCATTGCAGGATTTAAAAGCCCTGATGATATTTTGTTTACAAAAGATTTTGAAAAATGGGAAAAAACTATGGACGTTATTTTGACTGTAGATTGTGCTGAAGAAGGATTTATCTGCAATGTAGGCATGGTTACAGAATATATTCCAAAACTACAACTTGAAAATATAGAAGAAGCAGTAGCTGTCGTCGTAGGACCGCCTCCGATGATGAAGTTTTCAACATTAGGTCTACTAGATATCGGATTTAAAGAAGAAAACATTTGGATTTCACAAGAAAGAAAAATGTGTTGTGGTCTAGGTAAATGTGGTCACTGTAAAATCGATGACGTGTATGTGTGTTTAGATGGCCCAGTATTTAATTATACAAAAGGTCGCCAATTATTGGATTAG
- the asrA gene encoding anaerobic sulfite reductase subunit AsrA, protein MGYHLTLEKANDVFKQWSEENVIYAPKRFVGGGAFSDTDVIRYGEVQKVEEIELNEKSDFSFKEILIPLSETLFFFTEDEVKEADSPKKGAIVLLRSCDLHSVKRLDEIYLHNGPEDYYYKRLRDKVKFVLIGCESAFDSCFCVDMGTNESKDYDASLERKGDTVCIDNKNNDWEDLLSANSSCIEEVVPAHVTETMTRVSIPENITLDIFNSTMWDEYDSRCINCGRCNFSCPTCTCFTMQDIFYTDNGKVGERRRVQASCMVDGFTDVAGGGSYRKKNGQRMRFKVLHKVYDFKKRNGYHMCTGCGRCDDVCPEYISYSKILNKLEDAIQEVSK, encoded by the coding sequence ATGGGTTATCATTTGACACTGGAAAAAGCCAATGATGTATTCAAGCAATGGTCTGAAGAAAATGTAATTTATGCCCCAAAGCGTTTTGTAGGAGGTGGAGCTTTTTCAGATACGGACGTCATACGCTATGGAGAAGTACAAAAGGTAGAGGAAATTGAATTAAATGAAAAATCCGATTTTTCTTTTAAAGAGATTCTTATTCCCCTATCAGAAACCCTTTTCTTCTTTACAGAAGATGAAGTGAAAGAGGCAGATTCACCAAAAAAAGGAGCAATTGTACTACTTAGAAGTTGTGATTTGCACAGTGTAAAAAGACTAGATGAGATTTATTTACATAATGGTCCAGAAGACTATTACTATAAGAGACTAAGAGATAAAGTGAAATTTGTGCTAATAGGCTGCGAAAGTGCATTTGATAGTTGCTTCTGCGTAGATATGGGTACCAATGAATCAAAAGATTATGATGCTTCATTAGAACGAAAAGGAGATACAGTCTGCATAGATAATAAAAACAATGATTGGGAAGACCTCCTTTCAGCTAATAGCTCTTGCATAGAGGAAGTAGTTCCTGCGCACGTAACAGAAACAATGACAAGAGTATCTATTCCAGAAAATATTACACTAGACATTTTTAACTCCACAATGTGGGATGAATACGATAGCCGTTGTATTAATTGTGGTAGATGTAATTTCTCATGTCCTACTTGTACTTGCTTTACAATGCAGGATATCTTCTACACAGACAATGGCAAAGTTGGTGAGCGTAGAAGAGTTCAAGCTTCCTGTATGGTTGATGGATTTACAGATGTAGCAGGCGGCGGAAGCTACCGAAAGAAAAATGGTCAAAGAATGCGCTTTAAAGTATTGCATAAAGTGTATGACTTTAAAAAGAGAAATGGCTATCACATGTGTACAGGTTGTGGCCGTTGCGATGATGTTTGTCCAGAATATATCTCTTATTCTAAAATCCTCAATAAATTAGAAGATGCAATACAGGAGGTGTCTAAATAA
- a CDS encoding formate/nitrite transporter family protein: MYEEDLKLVSKAAKAKVSFMKGNLLGYFIASMLGGAYVGFGVLLIHSIGGMLQGGPYTKIIMGVSFSIALSLVVIAGAELFTGNNFVIGTGALMGTVSWKDTIKVWIVCYLGNWAGSIVLAILSWGAGISTGPIGEFVAAMSATKMSIPLISLLLKGVLCNILVCLAIWSSTRCKSESGKLIMIFLCLFAFITSGFEHSIANMTLLTIGLLAPHGTAISLGGYLYNIGVVTIGNMIGGILFLAIPYYIIAGKKVGKALEQ; encoded by the coding sequence ATGTATGAAGAGGATTTAAAACTAGTTTCAAAGGCAGCAAAAGCAAAAGTCAGTTTTATGAAAGGTAATCTTTTGGGCTATTTTATTGCATCTATGTTAGGTGGAGCCTATGTAGGGTTTGGCGTATTGCTCATTCATTCTATTGGGGGGATGCTTCAAGGTGGGCCCTATACTAAAATCATTATGGGGGTGTCTTTTTCCATTGCCTTAAGTCTAGTAGTAATTGCAGGGGCAGAATTGTTTACGGGAAATAATTTCGTCATAGGCACAGGTGCGTTAATGGGCACGGTTTCTTGGAAAGACACTATAAAAGTTTGGATCGTATGCTACCTTGGCAATTGGGCAGGTTCAATTGTTTTAGCTATTCTATCCTGGGGGGCAGGTATTAGTACTGGACCAATTGGCGAGTTTGTTGCTGCAATGTCAGCAACAAAAATGAGCATTCCGCTGATTTCCCTTCTGTTAAAAGGAGTTCTATGTAATATATTAGTATGCTTAGCTATTTGGAGCAGTACTAGATGTAAATCAGAGAGCGGCAAATTGATTATGATTTTTCTCTGTTTATTTGCATTCATAACATCAGGGTTTGAACACAGCATCGCTAATATGACTCTTTTAACTATTGGGCTATTAGCTCCTCATGGAACTGCAATTTCTTTAGGGGGATACTTGTACAATATTGGTGTTGTAACTATAGGGAATATGATAGGCGGAATTTTATTTTTAGCCATTCCTTATTATATAATAGCAGGGAAAAAAGTCGGAAAAGCTCTTGAACAATAG
- a CDS encoding Crp/Fnr family transcriptional regulator, giving the protein MEKWTSADKIEILKGIEVFREAKSETLDTLADCFSVRQYKKNEHIFKDKDECSSLYLVKSGLVSLYKMSSQGEKKVIFILGKGKMINEVVLQGLPSSISCDAFEPSEILCWNKDKFLHIMSQDFNLTKGVLRSLSLKTRRLYRQLKNTSNSVRADKRIAAKLWKLSGDYGVACEKGICIDMDLSITYLADMLGSQRETVSRQIKILKEHGLVGIEDKKFIVYDREKLASYFKEP; this is encoded by the coding sequence ATGGAAAAGTGGACCAGTGCAGATAAAATAGAAATCCTTAAGGGTATTGAAGTATTTAGAGAGGCTAAATCTGAAACTTTAGATACTCTTGCTGATTGTTTTAGTGTTCGTCAGTATAAGAAAAATGAACACATTTTCAAAGATAAAGACGAGTGTTCTAGTCTATATCTTGTGAAAAGTGGTTTGGTCTCTCTTTATAAGATGAGTTCTCAGGGTGAGAAAAAGGTGATCTTTATTTTGGGAAAAGGAAAGATGATAAATGAAGTAGTACTCCAGGGTTTGCCATCTTCTATAAGTTGTGATGCCTTTGAGCCTAGTGAGATTTTGTGCTGGAACAAAGACAAGTTTTTACATATTATGAGCCAAGACTTTAATTTGACAAAGGGAGTCTTGCGATCTCTGTCATTAAAGACTAGACGCTTATATCGCCAGCTTAAAAATACATCTAATTCTGTACGAGCAGATAAACGAATTGCAGCTAAATTGTGGAAATTGTCTGGAGATTACGGAGTAGCTTGTGAGAAAGGCATTTGTATTGATATGGACTTAAGTATTACATATCTCGCCGATATGTTAGGATCCCAAAGAGAAACGGTTTCAAGACAGATAAAAATTTTAAAGGAACATGGTCTCGTGGGAATAGAAGACAAGAAATTTATTGTTTACGATCGTGAAAAATTAGCAAGTTATTTTAAGGAACCGTGA